The genomic window AGCTAGTATCTCTTCAAAAAGATTAAGGGTTTTTTTGTTCCTTTTAACGATTTTCTTTCTCCCACCTTATTATTTCTTTTAACACCCTTTTTATCAAATCCAGATATTTGGGAGAAGCCTTTTGAGATAAAGTTATGGTTTCAAAAAAATCAGGGATGCTTTCTTTTTCTTTTTCAAAAGAAAGGAGGTTATCTAAAGGAAGACCAAGGGAATTTGCAATTTTATTAAGAACATTGATTGTAGGGCTTACCTCCCCCCTTTCTATTCTGCCAATATAGGTTGGATGTAAGTCTGATTTATTAGCCAAAGCCTCTTGTGACAACCCCAAAGACTTCCTTATTTGTTGAATCTTTCTTCCTAACATAGCCTCTAATTTCATAGGAATTTACTTTACCTCATTTAAGGGATAAAAACAAGAGACGATAGGATAAATTCATTAAATTTTTTTCTTGACATTTTTAAGCATATATGGTATAATTAAAATAGATTAAACTTTAAGGTAAAAAATAATAGCTCCTAGAAAGGAGAGGAGGTGAGAAAAGATGAATAGAATATTCGTAGTAGTAATGAGCATTGTTGGTGTTATGTTATGTGGTTGTTCTTTCTTTAAACACGACCATGATGTTACTGTATCTGATGTTTATACTGTTGCTTATAGAATAGTAAATTACTACTCTATCCTCCCTGTTCCTGCATCAAAACCACGACCACCCGAAGTTATTAATAGACCACGAAATGTAATTTGCCCAGGAGATACCGCATATGCTGTTGTTGTAGTAAAGAACAACGGAAAAGAATGCAACCACGATATGACTGTTACTTGGACTGTAATGCCAGCTAATGGAAAACCACTTCTTTCTGTCTCTTCAACATATAAGATAAGAACCTCAGACTACTGTTACTTTTTCCAGCGCATACCACAAGTAGAAGATATAGGAACTGGTTGGATTGAAGGGAGGGTTTCTGTGGATAGAAATGCAAGTCCTAATGATGATTCAAAGAGGGCAACCATAAAAATTACAGAGACACCGTAAATGCTTAACTTAAAGAAGGGATAGAGAACGCTAAAGAATTAATTTCAACGAATTTCTCTATCCCTTCCAGTGTCAGCTAGAAAGATGATATAATATTGAAAAGAATAAATAAGATGAAAAGATTAATTTTATGCATTTCTTTACCTTGCTTTACTCAATCTACATTAACCTTAGGGACAAAAGATATAATCTACAATAAAGGATTTAACAAAGGTATAAAGACAAGGTTAATCTTAAAAAGGGAAAACCTGGGAGAAATCATTGAAACAGGATTTAGGGTTGAAAAAGATGGAATGTCCTTTAAAATATCCCATATTAACAAAGATAATCTCTTAAAAAATTCTATTCTTCTCAAGATAGATAGAAAAAATGAAAGAAGGGTATTTAAAAAAGC from bacterium includes these protein-coding regions:
- a CDS encoding helix-turn-helix transcriptional regulator, translated to MKLEAMLGRKIQQIRKSLGLSQEALANKSDLHPTYIGRIERGEVSPTINVLNKIANSLGLPLDNLLSFEKEKESIPDFFETITLSQKASPKYLDLIKRVLKEIIRWEKENR